The following are encoded together in the Vigna angularis cultivar LongXiaoDou No.4 chromosome 9, ASM1680809v1, whole genome shotgun sequence genome:
- the LOC128193904 gene encoding protein MAIN-LIKE 1-like — MVRTRGASFNSRGESSRGESSSQGEARRRSTISARRSRAAPIQHDPIAEERAVEEQTYEAYETHGEENAFEAPNDDDDEEEHADVHDIQEDVAGFPGGPHDHSLLTHYVQHVAYAISQGRDRGDTLKLISHGKKVNKLGPCHEGIQDIVLNSSLMPLTGICYDYVDKGLLLGFIERWHFETSSFHLPIGEMSITLDDVSTLLHLPVMGQMCDLEELEFEEARTALVQLLGVDGGTAGAEMEDARGPKVRLSWLREIYVQRCESQHWDYAARAYLLHLVGCTTFANKSASSIRVSYLLLFRDVHACGRYAWGVAALAYLYEQLGDASLASTKQMAGYLTLFQSWIYEHFPGLGRRRLVTSYDDTTPRAMRWQSPRQSSTLAEIRSQLDALTYSGVVWHPYEGHRGIRPFFGICMYSGWIRIGDTLCRHLPKRVLRQFGFQQHIPRSPTTVPDADVVAIDHMWLHFRAHVWFRRVSHPYINVAADDARPALAPRQRPDVPREARPHRRSSPPSPSGALARFRRMARMLQSLISCRHVTEGTVAHQVSVDLLQIANEGIDEYSTTRREQRHVHGRRSTSN; from the exons ATGGTAAGAACACGTGGTGCATCTTTTAATTCTCGAGGAGAGAGTTCTCGAGGAGAGAGTTCGTCGCAGGGCGAAGCTCGGAGAAGATCTACCATTTCTGCTCGTAGAAGTCGGGCAGCTCCTATCCAGCATGACCCCATAGCTGAGGAGCGAGCCGTTGAGGAACAAACATATGAGGCGTATGAGACTCATGGAGAGGAAAATGCATTTGAGGCCCCTAACGATGATGACGATGAGGAGGAGCATGCAGATGTTCATGACATACAAGAGGATGTCGCTGGATTTCCTGGAGGTCCACACGATCATTCATTGCTGACgcactatgttcagcatgtAGCTTATGCTATTTCCCAAGGCCGG GATCGAGGGGACACACTGAAGTTGATCTCCCAcggaaaaaaagtaaataagttaggACCATGCCACGAGGGAATTCAAGACATTGTGTTGAATTCCAGTTTGATGCCTCTTACAGGGATTTGTTATGATTACGTTGATAAGGGGTTACTCCTCGGATTCATAGAGAGGTGGCATTTTGAGACCAGTAGTTTCCATCTCCCTATAGGGGAGATGTCGATTACTCTTGATGACGTCTCGACATTACTTCACCTGCCCGTGATGGGACAAATGTGTGATTTGGAGGAGTTGGAGTTTGAGGAGGCTCGTACAGCCCTTGTGCAACTGCTCGGCGTTGATGGTGGCACAGCAGGTGCTGAGATGGAGGACGCACGTGGTCCGAAAGTCAGACTCAGCtggcttagagagatatatgttcAGAGGTGTGAGTCGCAGCATTGGGACTATGCTGCTAGAGCATATTTGTTGCATCTAGTAGGATGTACGACTTTTGCAAATAAGAGTGCCAGTTCTATACGCGTGTCTTACTTATTGTTATTTAGAGACGTACACGCGTGTGGCAGATATGCCTGGGGTGTTGCTGCACTCGCCTATTTGTACGAGCAGCTCGGGGATGCGAGTCTCGCGTCCACGAAGCAGATGGCTGGATATTTGACTCTATTTCAG agttgGATATACGAACATTTCCCTGGCTTGGGGAGGAGGCGGTTGGTGACTTCTTACGATGATACCACACCACGTGCCATGAGGTGGCAGAGCCCTAGACAGAGTTCCACTCTCGCAGAGATTCGGTCACAGTTGGATGCGCTGACATACAGTGGAGTTGTATGGCATCCGTATGAGGGGCATCGAGGCATTCGGCCATTCTTCGGCATCTGTATGTATTCTGGATGGATTCGGATTGGTGACACCCTTTGTCGTCATTTGCCTAAGCGTGTGCTGAGGCAATTTGGGTTTCAGCAACACATTCCACGATCACCGACTACGGTtccagatgcagatgtagtggccATTGATCATATGTGGTTGCACTTCAGAGCTCACGTT TGGTTCAGGAGGGTTTCGCATCCTTATATTAATGTTGCTGCAGATGACGCGCGACCGGCTCTTGCACCTAGACAACGCCCCGATGTTCCACGGGAGGCACGACCCCATCGTAGATCGTCTCCACCTTCACCATCTGGCGCCcta GCTAGATTTAGGCGAATGGCGAGAATGTTACAGTCCTTGATATCGTGTCGTCATGTCACCGAAGGTACTGTTGCACATCAGGTGTCAGTGGACCTGCTTCAGATTGCTAATGAAGGCATCGACGAATATTCCACGACTAGGAGAGAGCAGAGGCATGTGCATGGTAGACGGTCGACGTCTAATTGA